In Stenotrophomonas sp. ESTM1D_MKCIP4_1, a single genomic region encodes these proteins:
- a CDS encoding response regulator, producing MRPQALKHLEGPATRVMVVDGSKLVRKLIADVLQRDLPGVEVIGCDSIEEAQEALAQGPVDLVTTSLTLRDGDGLALAKRVREAAGQAYVPVIVVSGDAQQHLEQRRFTEFVTDYFDKSLGHEALATFIRGYVQPQTIPGATILYVEDSRVVAEATKRMLERQQLNVLHVVSAEEAFTLLTAESLGRSRHRIDLVLTDVTLKGELSGRDVVQRVRVDFGYGKRRLPVLVMTGDGNPHNQTGLLQAGANDLVLKPIEERLLVTKVLFQLRLARLNDGPLLR from the coding sequence ATGCGACCGCAAGCGTTGAAGCACCTTGAAGGGCCCGCGACGCGGGTGATGGTGGTCGATGGTTCCAAGCTGGTGCGCAAGCTGATTGCCGATGTCCTGCAGCGCGACCTGCCGGGCGTGGAGGTGATCGGCTGCGACAGCATCGAGGAGGCGCAGGAAGCGCTCGCACAGGGGCCGGTGGACCTGGTGACCACGTCGCTGACCCTGCGCGATGGCGACGGCCTGGCACTGGCCAAGCGCGTGCGCGAAGCGGCCGGCCAGGCCTACGTGCCGGTCATCGTGGTGTCCGGCGATGCGCAGCAGCACCTGGAACAGCGCCGCTTCACCGAGTTCGTCACCGATTACTTCGACAAATCACTCGGCCATGAAGCGCTGGCGACGTTCATCCGTGGCTACGTGCAGCCGCAGACGATTCCCGGTGCCACCATCCTGTACGTCGAGGACAGCCGGGTGGTGGCCGAGGCGACCAAGCGCATGCTTGAGCGGCAGCAGCTGAACGTGCTGCACGTGGTCAGCGCCGAAGAAGCGTTCACCCTGCTCACCGCCGAATCGCTGGGCCGCAGCCGCCACCGCATCGACCTGGTGCTGACCGACGTCACCCTGAAAGGTGAGTTGAGCGGCCGCGATGTGGTGCAGCGCGTGCGCGTGGACTTCGGCTACGGCAAGCGGCGCCTGCCGGTGCTGGTGATGACCGGCGACGGCAACCCGCACAACCAGACCGGGCTGCTGCAGGCCGGTGCCAACGATCTGGTGCTCAAGCCGATCGAGGAGCGTCTGCTGGTGACCAAGGTGCTGTTCCAGCTGCGGCTGGCGCGTTTGAACGATGGACCCCTGTTGCGATAG
- a CDS encoding DUF11 domain-containing protein: MVNVKSVKASSLRWPAMVLLVVLVLLSSLGRAHAQSACTSGACVSAGPRLVSVDSTQSPILNLLFGALLPGTSLNLSVADWNSLAGANVNLNALLTQLNGGVTVSDPSQVLNTNITLGQLRAAMVQVLQADGQTAAANVLNALPLGVAGTSGSIRLADILQVSLPTGSLTTVRLNVLDLLTGGVQLYNFRNVLTTPTPIAVNTAALGLNGVANVRLWAQVIEPPSYNCGTVGAAFHSAAIRIKLDMDLVQGLNTGTLTAALNGLNLLGVSLSNTSVSADVLHLQVYADVARAEGSISAVNLVGNAVTLQARPGLVNLYVGQISDATFFNRSTVLTDTALSAATLTNLSVKVRVGVNVLGSIVPVADITIPIAVSIRGYATATPGLQSASFTGPYPQTRTLSAGTVSAATLVSTLVNSLSIQLTSGNPQVTLLGSLSLPLPVADLVNGIVNTLLTPVRTLVNALVTPVLTAVLGGVVDNLLGLLGIRVGQAVFTVEGVTQACAATLQLVKDLQPTSDTGRFNLSITYNGSTVGSASNVGNNGATAAIITVPGGSYALAEAAAAGTTLTRYASTWQCTDQNNTVVSSGSGGSFTLQAPAMTATATTLVCRITNRTRQADLSITKSDGSGTYTPGGTATYTLQVINNGPDAVTNATVTDTLPNGATLRGAWTCSATSGSTCAAASGGAVGGNAVNVGVNLVNGGQATISVPVSFSNNPGAY, from the coding sequence ATGGTTAATGTGAAGAGCGTGAAAGCATCGTCATTGCGCTGGCCGGCAATGGTGCTGCTTGTCGTTCTGGTACTGCTCTCCAGCCTGGGCCGTGCGCATGCACAGTCCGCCTGTACATCCGGCGCCTGTGTCAGTGCCGGGCCGCGCCTGGTCTCGGTGGATTCCACCCAGAGCCCGATCCTCAACCTGCTGTTCGGCGCGCTGCTGCCGGGCACCAGCCTCAACCTCAGCGTGGCCGACTGGAACAGCCTGGCCGGCGCCAACGTCAACCTCAACGCGCTGCTGACCCAGCTCAACGGCGGTGTCACCGTCAGCGATCCCAGCCAGGTGCTCAACACCAACATCACCCTGGGCCAGCTGCGCGCAGCGATGGTGCAGGTGCTGCAGGCCGACGGCCAGACCGCCGCCGCCAACGTGCTGAACGCGCTGCCGCTGGGCGTGGCCGGCACGTCGGGCAGCATCCGCCTGGCCGATATCCTGCAGGTGTCGCTGCCCACCGGCTCGCTCACCACAGTACGCCTGAATGTACTGGACCTGCTGACCGGCGGCGTGCAGCTCTACAACTTCCGCAACGTGCTGACCACGCCCACGCCGATCGCGGTGAACACCGCTGCACTGGGTCTCAATGGCGTGGCCAACGTGCGCCTGTGGGCGCAGGTGATCGAACCACCGAGCTACAACTGCGGCACGGTGGGCGCGGCGTTCCACAGCGCAGCGATCCGCATCAAGCTGGACATGGACCTGGTGCAGGGCCTGAACACCGGCACCCTGACTGCCGCGTTGAACGGCCTGAACCTGCTGGGTGTATCGCTGTCCAACACCAGCGTCAGCGCCGATGTGCTGCACCTGCAGGTCTACGCAGACGTGGCACGTGCCGAGGGTTCGATCTCGGCGGTGAACCTGGTCGGCAATGCAGTGACCCTGCAGGCGCGCCCTGGCCTGGTCAATCTGTACGTCGGCCAGATCAGCGATGCCACCTTCTTCAACCGCAGCACAGTGCTGACCGACACCGCGCTGTCCGCCGCCACCCTGACCAACCTCAGCGTGAAGGTGCGGGTGGGCGTGAACGTGCTGGGCTCCATCGTGCCGGTGGCCGATATCACGATCCCGATTGCGGTCAGCATCCGCGGCTACGCCACGGCGACGCCGGGCCTGCAGAGCGCCAGCTTCACCGGGCCCTACCCGCAGACACGCACGCTCAGTGCCGGTACGGTCAGCGCGGCCACGCTGGTCTCGACACTGGTCAATTCGCTCAGCATCCAGCTCACCAGTGGCAACCCGCAGGTGACGCTGCTGGGTTCGCTGTCATTACCGCTGCCCGTGGCCGATCTGGTCAACGGCATCGTCAACACGCTGCTGACGCCGGTACGCACGCTGGTCAATGCGCTGGTGACGCCGGTGCTGACCGCCGTGCTGGGGGGCGTGGTCGACAACCTGCTGGGCCTGCTCGGCATCCGCGTGGGCCAGGCGGTGTTCACCGTGGAAGGCGTGACCCAGGCCTGCGCGGCCACCCTGCAGCTGGTGAAGGATCTGCAGCCGACCAGTGATACCGGCCGCTTCAATCTTTCCATCACCTACAACGGCAGCACGGTGGGCTCGGCCAGCAACGTCGGCAACAACGGCGCCACCGCCGCGATCATCACCGTGCCGGGGGGCAGCTACGCGCTGGCCGAGGCCGCGGCGGCCGGCACCACGCTGACCCGCTATGCCAGCACATGGCAGTGCACCGACCAGAACAACACCGTGGTGTCGTCCGGCAGTGGTGGCAGCTTCACCCTGCAGGCGCCGGCGATGACCGCCACCGCCACCACCCTGGTGTGCCGCATCACCAACCGCACGCGGCAGGCCGATCTGTCGATCACCAAGAGTGATGGCAGCGGCACCTACACGCCCGGCGGTACCGCGACCTACACGTTGCAGGTGATCAACAACGGGCCCGATGCGGTGACCAATGCGACGGTCACCGACACCTTGCCCAACGGTGCGACGTTGCGCGGTGCGTGGACGTGCAGCGCAACCAGCGGCAGCACCTGCGCGGCTGCCAGTGGCGGCGCGGTGGGCGGCAATGCGGTGAACGTGGGCGTGAACCTGGTCAATGGCGGGCAGGCCACGATCAGCGTGCCGGTCAGCTTCAGCAACAACCCGGGCGCCTACTAG
- the rho gene encoding transcription termination factor Rho encodes MSDHTSETGSADAPAEKRVRKPRVSKAAAPAAAETSAAPAQPTLPLAAAPEAPAPAAAAPAPSAPAAEAPASGGGDAGEGRESGQPRQQNHQGGQGGGQNQGQNNNPYNQNGQQGQGNRRDRFRNRRDRDRNRGGRDDGMPQDGGEQQPFVPRPHANVPEGFPVYSLSDLKRMPAQKLLEIAEQLQISEGVARARKQDVIFALLKVLTRHGDGVAADGVLEILPDGFGFLRAAEASYLAGPDDTYISPSQIRRFNLRTGDHISGRIRFPKDGERYFALNIVDTINGEPIEASKNKVLFENLTPLFPRRRFTLERGNGSSEDITGRILDLMAPQGKGQRSLIVSQPKAGKTMMMQQVATAITTNHPDVHLIVLLIDERPEEVTEMQRTVRGEVISSTFDEPAARHVQVAEMVIERAKRLVEHKKDVVILLDSITRLARAYNNVVPSSGKVLTGGVDANALHRPKRFFGAARNVEEGGSLTIIATALVDTGSKMDEVIYEEFKGTGNSEVHLSRRIAEKRVFPAIDINRSGTRREDLLIEPELLQKIWILRKLLHPMDEMAAMEFLLDKMKNTKSNDEFFGSMKR; translated from the coding sequence TTGTCCGATCACACTTCCGAAACCGGCAGCGCTGATGCGCCCGCCGAAAAGCGCGTGCGCAAGCCCCGCGTGAGCAAGGCCGCCGCTCCGGCAGCCGCCGAAACCAGCGCTGCCCCCGCGCAGCCGACCCTGCCGCTGGCAGCCGCGCCTGAAGCGCCGGCACCGGCCGCAGCCGCCCCCGCGCCGAGCGCGCCCGCCGCTGAAGCCCCCGCCTCCGGCGGCGGTGATGCCGGCGAAGGCCGCGAATCCGGCCAGCCGCGCCAGCAGAACCACCAGGGTGGTCAGGGCGGTGGCCAGAACCAGGGCCAGAACAACAACCCGTACAACCAGAATGGCCAGCAGGGCCAGGGCAACCGCCGCGACCGCTTCCGCAACCGTCGCGACCGTGACCGCAACCGCGGTGGCCGCGATGACGGCATGCCGCAGGACGGCGGCGAGCAGCAGCCCTTCGTGCCGCGCCCGCACGCCAACGTGCCGGAAGGCTTCCCGGTCTATTCGCTGAGCGACCTCAAGCGCATGCCGGCGCAGAAGCTGCTGGAAATCGCCGAGCAGCTGCAGATCTCCGAAGGCGTCGCCCGCGCCCGCAAGCAGGACGTCATCTTCGCCCTGCTGAAGGTGCTGACCCGCCATGGTGACGGCGTCGCCGCCGACGGCGTGCTGGAAATCCTGCCCGACGGCTTCGGCTTCCTGCGCGCGGCCGAGGCCAGCTACCTGGCCGGCCCGGACGACACCTACATCTCGCCCAGCCAGATCCGCCGCTTCAACCTGCGCACCGGCGACCACATCTCCGGCCGCATCCGCTTCCCGAAGGACGGCGAACGCTACTTCGCGCTGAACATCGTCGACACCATCAACGGTGAGCCGATCGAAGCATCGAAGAACAAGGTGCTGTTCGAGAACCTGACCCCGCTGTTCCCGCGTCGCCGCTTCACCCTGGAGCGCGGCAATGGTTCGTCGGAAGACATCACCGGCCGCATCCTCGACCTGATGGCCCCGCAGGGCAAGGGCCAGCGCTCGCTCATCGTGTCCCAGCCGAAGGCGGGCAAGACGATGATGATGCAGCAGGTGGCCACCGCCATCACCACCAACCACCCGGACGTGCACCTGATCGTGCTGCTGATCGACGAGCGCCCGGAAGAAGTGACCGAAATGCAGCGCACCGTGCGCGGCGAGGTCATCAGCTCGACCTTCGACGAGCCGGCCGCGCGCCACGTACAGGTGGCCGAAATGGTCATCGAGCGTGCCAAGCGCCTGGTCGAGCACAAGAAGGACGTGGTGATCCTGCTGGACTCCATCACCCGCCTGGCCCGTGCCTACAACAACGTGGTGCCGAGCTCGGGCAAGGTGCTGACCGGTGGTGTGGACGCCAACGCCCTGCACCGCCCGAAGCGCTTCTTCGGTGCGGCCCGCAACGTGGAAGAAGGCGGCAGCCTGACCATCATCGCCACCGCGCTGGTCGACACCGGCTCGAAGATGGACGAGGTGATCTACGAAGAGTTCAAGGGCACCGGCAACAGCGAAGTGCACCTGAGCCGTCGCATCGCTGAAAAGCGCGTGTTCCCGGCCATCGACATCAACCGTTCGGGCACCCGCCGCGAAGACCTGCTGATCGAACCGGAGCTGCTGCAGAAGATCTGGATCCTGCGCAAGCTGCTGCATCCGATGGATGAAATGGCCGCGATGGAATTCCTGCTGGACAAGATGAAGAACACCAAGTCCAACGATGAGTTCTTCGGTTCCATGAAGCGATAA
- the trxA gene encoding thioredoxin encodes MSDKVVHVGDADFDSAVLNSKEPVLVDFWAEWCGPCKMIAPALDELADAYQGRAKIAKVNVDNNRALAAKYHVRSIPYLVVFKDGEKVGEQIGAVGKAQLAGLLDKALA; translated from the coding sequence ATGAGCGACAAGGTTGTACACGTCGGCGATGCCGACTTTGATAGCGCCGTACTGAATTCCAAGGAACCGGTGCTGGTCGATTTCTGGGCCGAGTGGTGTGGCCCCTGCAAGATGATCGCCCCCGCGCTGGACGAACTGGCCGACGCCTACCAGGGCCGCGCCAAGATCGCCAAGGTCAACGTCGACAACAACCGCGCACTGGCGGCCAAGTACCACGTGCGTTCCATCCCGTACCTGGTGGTCTTCAAGGACGGTGAAAAGGTCGGCGAGCAGATCGGTGCGGTGGGCAAGGCCCAGCTGGCCGGCCTGCTGGACAAGGCCCTGGCCTGA
- the ftsE gene encoding cell division ATP-binding protein FtsE, with amino-acid sequence MSVLRFDNVSKQYAGGHEALTDVSFEVAPGEMLFVTGHSGAGKSTLLRLIHLDERPSRGAVVFDDRNLLKVRGGDIPRHRRAVGAVYQDHRLLMDRSIAENVALPLILRGTRRGDIGKRVRSVLERMGLGHREKALPSQLSAGEQQRVGIARAIVGEPKLLVADEPTGNLDPTLAAEIMALFAELPSRGTSVLVVSHDLPLLRRMRKRVLILDHGRLVDDISPQDLAE; translated from the coding sequence ATGAGTGTCCTGCGCTTCGACAATGTCAGCAAACAGTACGCCGGTGGCCACGAAGCCCTGACCGATGTCAGCTTCGAGGTCGCTCCCGGCGAGATGCTGTTCGTCACCGGTCATTCCGGGGCGGGCAAGAGCACGCTGCTCCGGTTGATCCATCTGGACGAGCGGCCCAGCCGCGGTGCCGTGGTCTTCGATGATCGCAACCTGCTGAAGGTGCGCGGCGGTGACATCCCGCGCCATCGGCGCGCGGTCGGCGCGGTCTACCAGGATCACCGGCTGCTGATGGACCGCTCCATCGCCGAGAACGTGGCCCTGCCGCTGATCCTGCGCGGCACCCGCCGCGGTGACATCGGCAAGCGCGTGCGTTCGGTGCTGGAACGCATGGGCCTGGGGCACCGCGAAAAGGCGCTGCCCTCGCAGCTGTCAGCCGGTGAGCAGCAACGCGTCGGCATCGCCCGCGCGATCGTCGGCGAACCCAAGCTGCTGGTGGCCGATGAGCCGACCGGCAACCTCGACCCCACGCTGGCAGCGGAGATCATGGCCCTGTTCGCCGAACTGCCTTCGCGCGGCACCAGCGTGCTGGTGGTCAGCCACGACCTGCCGCTGCTGCGCCGCATGCGCAAGCGCGTGCTGATCCTCGACCACGGCCGGCTGGTGGATGACATTTCGCCGCAGGACCTGGCGGAGTAA
- the ung gene encoding uracil-DNA glycosylase, whose product MIDEVVDTPTIQLEPSWKQHVGDYLLQPQMRELSTFLRQRKAAGAAVFPPGPQIFAAFDATPFEQVKVVILGQDPYHGRGQAHGLSFSVAPGVPVPPSLLNIYKEIEGDLGIARPDHGCLVPWAQRGVLLLNAVLTVEEGQAGAHQGRGWEGFTDHVVDVLNREREGLVFMLWGAYAQKKGKVIDSRRHRVLKSPHPSPLSAHRGFLGCRHFSMANEYLQRQGQAPIDWSLPPRATL is encoded by the coding sequence ATGATTGATGAAGTAGTGGACACCCCGACGATCCAGCTGGAACCGAGCTGGAAGCAGCATGTCGGTGATTACCTGTTGCAGCCGCAGATGCGCGAGCTGTCCACGTTCCTGCGCCAGCGAAAGGCAGCAGGGGCGGCGGTGTTCCCGCCGGGCCCGCAGATCTTCGCCGCCTTCGACGCCACGCCGTTCGAGCAGGTGAAAGTGGTGATCCTCGGCCAGGACCCGTACCACGGCCGTGGCCAGGCCCATGGCCTGAGTTTCTCGGTGGCCCCGGGCGTGCCCGTGCCGCCTTCGCTGCTGAACATCTACAAGGAAATCGAGGGCGACCTCGGCATTGCCCGCCCCGACCACGGCTGCCTGGTGCCCTGGGCGCAGCGCGGCGTGCTGCTGCTCAATGCGGTGCTGACAGTGGAAGAGGGCCAGGCCGGCGCGCACCAGGGGCGTGGCTGGGAAGGTTTCACCGACCACGTGGTGGACGTGCTCAACCGCGAGCGCGAGGGTCTGGTGTTCATGCTGTGGGGCGCTTACGCGCAGAAGAAAGGCAAGGTGATCGACAGCCGCCGCCACCGCGTACTGAAGTCGCCGCATCCCTCGCCCTTGTCGGCGCATCGGGGCTTCCTCGGCTGCCGCCATTTTTCGATGGCCAACGAGTACCTGCAGCGCCAGGGCCAGGCGCCGATCGACTGGTCACTGCCACCGCGCGCCACGCTCTGA
- the rhlB gene encoding ATP-dependent RNA helicase RhlB, which produces MSDKPLTDLTFSSFELHPALQAGLEGAGFTRCTPIQALTLPVALPGGDVAGQAQTGTGKTLAFLVAVVNRLLTRPALADRKPEDPRALILAPTRELAIQIHKDAVKFGSDLGLRFALVYGGVDYDKQRELLQQGVDVIIATPGRLIDYVKQHKVVSLHACEICVLDEADRMFDLGFIKDIRFLLRRMPERTTRQTLLFSATLSHRVLELAYEHMNEPQKLVVEAETITAARVRQRIYFPADDEKIPLLLGLLSRSEGARTMVFVNTKVFVERVARSLEKAGYRVGVLSGDVPQKKRESLLNRFQKGQLEILVATDVAARGLHIDGIKYVYNYDLPFDAEDYVHRIGRTARLGEEGDAISFACERYAMGLPDIEAYIEQKIPSEPVTKELMTPLPRPERPAPAAGEEGEDNESVGQIFREAREARAAEEERRGGGRSGGRSGGGGRGGREGERSGERRPRGPRKPRVEGEQGAAAPAAAAAEGATAQAPRPPRPPRAEGAPDAVVDGEHKPRKRRRRRHGRPVEGAEGVQNAAGNGASPVTPVQVVAKPVRTAADTGDSFLTRIGRKIRRMLSGN; this is translated from the coding sequence ATGAGCGACAAACCGCTGACCGATTTGACCTTTTCCTCCTTCGAGCTGCATCCGGCCCTGCAGGCGGGCCTTGAAGGAGCCGGATTCACCCGCTGCACCCCGATCCAGGCGCTGACCCTTCCGGTCGCGCTGCCCGGCGGTGATGTTGCCGGCCAGGCCCAGACGGGCACCGGCAAGACCCTGGCCTTCCTGGTCGCTGTCGTAAACCGCCTGCTGACGCGCCCGGCGCTGGCCGATCGCAAGCCGGAAGATCCGCGCGCCCTGATCCTCGCGCCGACCCGCGAACTGGCCATCCAGATCCACAAGGATGCAGTGAAGTTCGGTTCGGACCTGGGCCTGCGTTTCGCCCTGGTCTACGGCGGCGTGGATTACGACAAGCAGCGTGAACTGCTGCAGCAGGGCGTGGACGTCATCATCGCCACCCCGGGCCGCCTGATCGACTACGTGAAGCAGCACAAGGTGGTGTCGCTGCACGCCTGCGAGATCTGCGTGCTGGACGAAGCCGACCGCATGTTCGACCTGGGCTTCATCAAGGACATCCGCTTCCTGCTGCGCCGCATGCCCGAGCGCACCACCCGCCAGACCCTGCTGTTCAGCGCCACCCTCAGCCACCGCGTGCTGGAGCTGGCCTACGAGCACATGAACGAGCCGCAGAAGCTGGTGGTTGAAGCCGAGACCATCACCGCCGCGCGCGTGCGCCAGCGCATCTACTTCCCGGCCGACGACGAGAAGATCCCGCTGCTGCTGGGCCTGCTGTCGCGCAGCGAAGGCGCGCGCACCATGGTCTTCGTCAACACCAAGGTGTTCGTCGAACGTGTGGCCCGCTCGCTGGAAAAGGCCGGCTACCGCGTCGGCGTGCTGTCCGGCGACGTGCCGCAGAAGAAGCGCGAGAGCCTGCTCAACCGCTTCCAGAAGGGCCAGCTGGAAATCCTGGTGGCCACTGACGTGGCCGCCCGCGGCCTGCACATCGACGGCATCAAGTACGTCTACAACTACGATCTGCCGTTCGACGCCGAAGATTACGTGCACCGCATCGGCCGTACCGCGCGCCTGGGCGAAGAGGGTGATGCCATCAGCTTCGCCTGCGAGCGCTATGCGATGGGCCTGCCGGACATCGAGGCGTACATCGAGCAGAAGATTCCGTCCGAGCCGGTCACCAAGGAACTGATGACCCCGCTGCCGCGCCCGGAACGCCCGGCCCCGGCCGCAGGCGAGGAAGGCGAGGACAACGAAAGCGTCGGCCAGATCTTCCGTGAAGCGCGCGAAGCCCGCGCTGCCGAGGAAGAGCGTCGTGGTGGTGGCCGCAGTGGCGGTCGCTCCGGCGGCGGTGGCCGTGGTGGCCGTGAGGGTGAGCGCAGCGGCGAACGCCGTCCGCGTGGCCCGCGCAAGCCGCGCGTGGAAGGCGAGCAGGGTGCTGCCGCGCCGGCCGCCGCCGCTGCCGAAGGCGCAACTGCCCAGGCCCCGCGTCCGCCGCGCCCGCCACGTGCCGAAGGCGCGCCGGATGCGGTGGTGGACGGCGAGCACAAGCCGCGCAAGCGTCGTCGTCGTCGCCACGGCCGTCCGGTCGAAGGTGCCGAGGGCGTGCAGAACGCGGCCGGCAACGGCGCCAGCCCGGTCACCCCGGTGCAGGTGGTGGCCAAGCCGGTGCGAACCGCCGCCGACACCGGCGATTCGTTCCTGACCCGCATCGGCCGCAAGATCCGCCGGATGCTGTCGGGCAACTGA
- a CDS encoding helix-turn-helix transcriptional regulator, whose amino-acid sequence MCDRIRRARLTAGLSQMQLALHCGVRRSAVAQWERDGGTVPSVQHLSQIAIVTQVHFEWLATGRGPGRPEDGELVAPESVAIDPARSTQESAILSLLRRLPPRKRQVAHAIIEMLTE is encoded by the coding sequence ATGTGCGACAGAATCCGGCGAGCCCGACTAACGGCTGGCCTGTCCCAAATGCAGTTGGCGTTGCACTGCGGCGTTCGGCGAAGCGCCGTCGCTCAATGGGAACGTGACGGAGGTACCGTTCCTAGTGTGCAGCATCTCTCACAAATTGCCATCGTGACGCAGGTCCATTTTGAATGGCTCGCCACGGGCCGCGGCCCCGGACGTCCCGAGGACGGCGAGCTGGTCGCTCCGGAATCTGTCGCAATCGACCCGGCACGCAGCACCCAGGAAAGCGCGATCCTGTCGTTGCTGCGGCGCCTGCCACCGCGCAAGCGGCAGGTCGCCCACGCCATCATCGAAATGCTGACCGAGTAA
- the ftsX gene encoding permease-like cell division protein FtsX, with protein MAKNENSEAAAPSRLGVWFHHHAHSVVFSLGRACRKPWATLLTVLVMALALALPLGLSIALDNLKQFAGSVQQSRDINVFLKADVDGPGALRLAGELRDRQDVANVTVRTPEQGLQELRDAGLGEAIDALNDNPLPSLLVVTPGQGQDDARLARALESLPGADLVQHDALWRQRLDAWLAFGARLVQVLSALLGAGAALVVGNTVRLDIQARREEIGVLQLLGASDGFIRRPFLYLGAWYGLGAGAVALALIGVAGAALRAPLAELSRSYGSPFVLHGLDLLHGSLVLLGTLLLGWLGAWLVTGHFLRQTRPTDT; from the coding sequence ATGGCCAAGAACGAAAACAGCGAAGCCGCCGCACCCTCGCGCCTGGGCGTGTGGTTCCACCACCACGCGCACAGCGTGGTGTTCAGCCTGGGCCGCGCCTGCCGCAAGCCCTGGGCCACCCTGCTGACGGTGCTGGTCATGGCCCTGGCGCTGGCGTTGCCGCTGGGCCTGTCCATCGCCCTGGACAACCTCAAGCAGTTCGCCGGCAGCGTGCAGCAGTCGCGCGACATCAATGTGTTCCTGAAGGCCGATGTGGATGGCCCCGGCGCGCTGCGTCTGGCCGGCGAACTGCGGGACCGCCAGGATGTGGCCAACGTGACCGTGCGCACGCCCGAACAGGGCCTGCAGGAACTGCGCGATGCCGGCCTCGGTGAGGCCATCGACGCACTGAATGACAATCCGCTGCCCTCGCTGCTGGTGGTCACCCCCGGCCAGGGCCAGGATGACGCGCGCCTGGCGCGCGCGCTGGAAAGCCTGCCCGGTGCCGACCTGGTGCAGCACGACGCCCTGTGGCGGCAACGCCTGGATGCCTGGCTGGCGTTCGGCGCCCGCCTGGTGCAGGTGCTGTCGGCCCTGCTCGGCGCCGGTGCGGCGCTGGTGGTCGGCAACACCGTGCGCCTGGACATCCAGGCCCGCCGCGAGGAAATCGGCGTGCTGCAGCTGCTGGGCGCCAGCGATGGCTTCATCCGCCGCCCGTTCCTGTACCTGGGCGCTTGGTATGGCCTGGGGGCCGGTGCGGTTGCGCTGGCCCTGATCGGCGTGGCCGGTGCCGCCCTGCGCGCGCCGCTGGCCGAACTGTCGCGCAGCTACGGCAGCCCGTTCGTCCTGCACGGCCTGGACCTGCTGCACGGCAGCCTGGTGCTGCTCGGCACGCTGCTGCTGGGCTGGCTGGGCGCCTGGCTGGTGACCGGCCACTTCCTCCGCCAGACCCGCCCCACCGACACCTGA